The genomic interval TGCATCTCCCTCTCAGTCTCTTGTCTCTGACTGTCTCTCAGTTTGTCTATTTctggctctctctcttttttaacctttttttggacaaattgaagtgtagttaatttacaacgtTGTGGACTTCcctagttaagaatccacttgccaatgcagaagacaccggttcaatccctgataggggaagaatccacatgccacggggcgaCTAAGCTCATGCGCCTCACCGCAACTccagagtagccctcactcgctgcaactagagaaagtctgtgtgcagcgacaaagacccagcacagccaaaaagaaatatataaaaaattttttacaaagttgtgttagtttcacatgtatagcaaaatgatttggttatacatacatattccttttcagattcttttccattatgctgcTCCTgcttagtcgctctgtcgtgttctactctttgcgaccccatggacgcaaggagccctccaggctcctctgttcatagggattctccaggcaagaatagtggagtgggctgccatgccctcctccagggcatcttcccaacccaggggtcgaacccaggtctcccgcattgcgggaggattcttcaccgtcttagccaccagggaagcccaagaatactggagtgggtaggttaTTATTAGTACAAGATAATGAACGTAGTTCCCTACACCGTTGGCTCTGTCTttatgtctctctgtctctgactcCCTGTGGGTTTCTGCAGTCCACCTCTTTAACACTCACACGCCCGCAATCCGTGCAAACCAATCTGGTGACTCAAGGAGAAGCACCGCTCTCCCCACCCCGCAAGACAAACACGCGGAGTGACCGGAGGGTTTTCCTCGATCTGCCAGGGCCGCCCACCCTCCCTGCTCCAGAGGCGTAGTCGTTCTGCCCCCTgcgccctggccccgcccctgaGGAGCCGCATTGGCCGGCTCCCTGACCACAGCCCCGCCCCGCATCCTGACCCGCCCCCTCTGGAGCTGGCCCCGCCCCCGAAGCTTCCAATTGGCCTGCGTGGGGCGGCCGGGTCGGTTGCTCAGCTCGCTGATCTTGCAATGGCAGAGCCGCGGATGCTCGCGGGGAGGCGAGAACCGGCGGCGAGTGGGGCGCGAGGCCATGTGCGGCCGCCTATGGCTGGGCCTGGCGTGGCTATTGCTGGCACGGGCGCCCGGCGCCGCGGGGACACCAAACACTCCGCGGAGACCGCGCAGCTACCCGCACCTGGAGGGCGACGTGCGTTGGCGGCGTCTCTTCTCTTCAACCCACTTCTTCCTGCTCGTGGACTCCAGCGGCCGCGTGCAAGGCACCCGCTGGCGCGACAACCCTGACAGTGAGTAGCCGGGACCGCTGCCCGGGGGCGGGGGACAGGGCAGATAGGCGGACAAAGGCAATAGCAAAGGCAAGGCAGGGCAGCAGGGATATGACACCAACTCAGTGAGGTTCTGTGCACTGTTCGTTCCTTCTCTCACTTGAGGGAGGTTCTGGAGGCTCCTCCGGCTGCGTGGTGGCGGCCAAGTCATTTCCCgtctggagcctcagtttcctcaactataaaatagGCCCAACCCACTTGGAAGGAGGGTTGGACAGTTGAGGTCAAGGTCACATGGGAAGCTCCCACCTCCAGGCCTGGCTCAGCAGCAGAAGGGTCTCAGAGAGATAGTTGAGGTTGGGACCACGGAGACTCCagagaggaaagggaggggaAGCTGGGACTCCGGGAAGAGCCTCCATGGGCCCAGCACATAATGAGGTGAGGGCAGAGTTGAGTCTGAACTCTGAACTCCCCACACTGCAAAACCAAACTCAGGGCCCATCTGAGTTGGGGTCACCTCTATGTCTTCCTGGACACCCActtggcagatgaggaaactaaggcacagagaaggcAAATTACCtacctggggtgggaggtgggggcatAGAGCTGGGGCTCTACAGTGCCCAGAACCTCACTGAGTTGGTGCCacatccctgctgccctgaccaggaaacagtaggcactcaataagtgTTTGTGGAATGTATGAGGCAAGACGAGATGAAGGggtaaagaaagagaaggaggagatTGGCAATAAAAGGGAGGCTAGGGCGGTCAATGACCCCAGGCCTGTCTCAGTCTCCCTGCATCTCTGAGGCCAGGCAGAGTGGGAGTGGGAGAGCCAAGGCAGTGCTGGCCACTGCCTGAATCACCACCATTAGGGCAGATAATCACCTTGCCCTTCCCAGTTGCTTTcatctggggctctcaaggcccTCATTAGTCTCACCAGATGAGGGCAAGGACAGGGGCACTGGCTAGGCCGGTCGCTCAGTGGTGGGCATGGCCAGGCGGGTGGCCCTGGTGGGGGTGAAGTCTGGCTCTGCTGGATGGCTTGGGACAGGCACTGcttctctctgagccttggtttccccacCTGGAACTGGGTGTCTCACCCAAGAAACAGCAGGTACAAATGTCCTGTGGGACATGGGGTGAGCGCCCCATCACCAAAGGCATCCAAGTCCAGGCTGAACACCAGAAGGCAGGGTTTTGACTCCAGATTAGGCCCCCATGCCTGGGTGGGGCTCAGAGTGTGAGCTGGGGCTTGTCCCCCAACCCTGCTCCACTGGACAGGAAACATCAGCTCAGATGGGGCAGGGCTGCCCTAGGGTCACCCATCCAGCAACAGGGGCTGAGAAactggctctgccacttctcaggcctcagtttccccacacgGGAAGTGGGCACAGTTAGCACCTCTCTCCTGGAGCTGCATGTGGGCTTGGTGGGATacaatgcctggcatacagtTGGCACTCAAGCAGTGTTAGCAGGTAGCGTTGATCTGAACACCTTGTGCCCCACTCCCAGGCCATTGGCTGGGCGGTGGCTAGCTGAGCTGTCAGCGTCAGATATGGTAACAGCAGTGTGGGGACTGTGGTCAAGGCCTGCGGGGCCTGTGCTCACTGCCGGGGGTCTATATCTGTCACACAGGCACTCATCTCCTCTGACTTGGTTTTCTCACCCCTGACTGACAGGCTCCCCGCTACTACAGCAAAGCTTGGGGATGATCTCCACTGGACTCCTGAGAAAGGCCTTATTTCTTCCCCACTGATTCCCACCCCTACcatccccctgccccgcccccgccaTGCCCCGCGCCCCGACCTGGAGTACTCTTTGCCCACCCGTCAGTCCCACAGCTTCAGGGCAGGTGCTGGTAGGACCTGCATGGGCCCTGGTGCGTCCCCACGCCCAGCACAGGGCCAGGCACACAGGAGGTACTTGGGAAATGTTTCCAATGGGGACTGTTTCCcgcgtgaatgaatgaatgaacagagagAGCGGGGAGAGTAGGGGAGTGGGTGGTGGGCGGGCCCTGACAGAGTCCTTCCCTGCAGGCGTCCTGGAGATCCGATCCATCCGCGTGGGCGTCGTGGCGCTCAAGGCGGTGCACAGTGGCTTCTATGTGGCCATGAACCGCCTTGGCAGACTCTATGGGTCGGTGAGTGGAAGTGCAGAGGGCGGTCGGGGGTGCGAGCAGAGGTGTGCGGGGGCGTGTCCGGGGGCGTGCCCGGGGCCGCTCACCGCCCACCCCGCAGCGGTTCTGCGCTGCGCACTGCAGGTTCCGGGAGCGTATCGAGGAGAACGGCTACAACACCTATGCGTCAGTCCGCTGGCGCCACCAAGGCCGGCCCATGTTCCTGGCTCTGGACGGTCGGGGCGCCCCGAGGCTCGGGGGCCGCACACAGCGACACCACCCGTCCACGCTCTTCCTGCCCGTCCTGGTCTCCTGAGTCCCAGGGTCAGTGACGCCTGGTCCGAGATTCCAGGAGACGTGAGGTTGGGGAAGGCGGGGTTTGGGGAGAGCCCGTGTCCAGTTACTCACTGGTTTCACCTGCATTGAGCACCTGCTCTGCTGGGCACTGGGGACACCACCAGACCCCACAGATGTGGCCCCGCGCTCAGAGACTGAGTTGGAGGGGAGGTGGACAGTGAGCTGAGCAGGGGTGGAAGGAATCCAGCCATaagctgggggccagggaggcttCAACAAAGGCACTGGCCAGGCTGGAGATGGGGAGGCAAACTTGCTGGGGTGGGAACCTACTGGGGTGTTTGAAgcagcagggaggtgggggaggctgggggctggggtaaAATGATGCCACGGACTGGCAGGGCCTGGTCCCAGGGCTTATGGACATGTCACCTCATGGGGCACAGGGGACTTTGCAGGTGGAATTAAGGCCCCTGAGATGGGGACAACCCTGGATCCTCCGGGGGGCCCAGTGTCATCACggggtccttataagagggaggtgggacggtCAGAGGCAGAGAGACAAGAGATGCTGCACTGCTGGctgtgaggatggagggaggggctgTGAGCCAGGGATGTGGCacctctagaaactggaaaagtgGGAAGTTGGTACTCCCCTGGAGCCTCGGGAGGGACTAGGCCCGCCCACGCCTGGATTTAGCCTTCTAAGACCCAAATTGTGACCCCAAGCCTGAAGTTGATAaacatgttgttttaagccatcaagTTTGGTGATTTGTCACAGCCATCCTTGCAGACCCACACACACTGGCCTCAGAGCCCCTTATAAGGTGTGCAACCCCTCGGGGTGTGCAGGCTGAGGGGGTCCCAGGTCAGCTTCCTGGGGGCTGAGCTCCCCCAGGGGGGGCAGAGGTGGAGCTGGGAAGTGGGGGGAGGCTCCCACCCCTCCCAGTGGCCATTTCCGAAGACCGATTTGGGGAGCACTTCCAAGGGGCACAGACTGGACACTCACCCAAGGAGGGAGCAGAGTGATCCTGCTGTGGACAGACTGGGCTCCAGGCTGCACCGACGCACACAAGGAATACGCCGACCACCGGCTTCTTTCTAAGTAggtgtatttttaaatagctttcaagatacacatatttttctcctttaaaaaacgTCTGTCAGAGCAGTCTTGTCCTTGTTTCGCTGGTTATCCTGGTATCCCAGGCCCCAGTGctcagggtggggagcagggcctGTCCACGCAGCCAGGACCCCAGCCGAGTGGCTCCACCCCGTCTCTCCACAGATCATGCAGGGCCGCGAGTGAGCTCAAACGTCCATTTATTTCAAAgcagtaataatttaaaattataaaaacctTTCCGCCGTTGAACATGTAGAGGGTGAGGTCAGAGACAAAGGGGGGGAAGGTGGGACGCCCGGGCAGTGTGTGCGGGCGCCCGGCCCAGCCGGGTTGTCCCTGGGGAGGCCGAGCTCCCTCCGCAGCCTGGAGGGGTGGGTCCTCCGAGCCTCCTCCACGGCGGGCCCGGTGGCGCTGCAGTCCGTGGGCGCGTGGGGTGTCTGCTGTTGCCCTGGGGGCTGGTCGGCCGGTGTGCTCAGGAGCTGCTGGCCGGGTTCTCATTCCCGGGTGAGCTGGAGGAGGAtgacgaggaggaggagaagctcaCTCCAGCCAGGCCCGGGGGGTCGGTGGCCGTGTTCTGTCCTGTGAGGCTTTTTCGGCAGACGGGGCAGCTGTCGTGCTTTGCAGGACAAAGAGGAGAGGGAACAGTTCAGAGGTGGCGGGGGCGAGGGGTTGAGGGGTGTCCCAGCTGGCCCACCACTCACCTGCTCCAGCCAGGGCACGATGCAGCCGTCGTGGAAGAGGTGGTTGCAGGGCAGCTGCCGCACACGCTCACCCAGCCCGTAGTCATCCTTGCACACGGGGCACTCCAGCCCcgagcctgcagggcaggagcacGTCCCTCAGGGCAGCTCCCCTGCAGCCCTGCCCAAGGTGTCCCAGGGAGGAGGAGTCACTGGCCCAAGCCCACCCCCCACTGGTCCCTGGGGCTCGTACCGACGTGCTCCTCGGTCACGGGCACAGTGGGGAGGGCCTGGATTTTCTCTTTGTCTGCGGGTGGGGGACCTGTGTTTTCAAACTGATTGAGGAGCTGAAAGACAAGAGGCCAGAGAGCAGGTGGGCTGGTGGGGTCCCTCGCCCCACGGGGCTATGAAATGCAAGGCGGGGTTACCTGCAAAAGCACCGAGGCCCCGTTTGTCCTGGACTGACCCTGAGGGGTCAGAGGTCAGCTGCCCCAGGAGGCCCAGCCCTGGGCTTCTGCCCACTCTTCTGCTCATCACCACCTTGTAGCCAGGGCTGGTAGCCACCCCAGGGACACTGCGGCCCCTTCCTAGGGCCAGGATAGCTCCCAAGTCCTCACGTGGCTACAATCAGGGGGCAGGCACCGGTGACAAAATATGCAGCAGAAGGCCCCAAGGTGGTCACAGCCCCGCCTCATAAGTGCCACCCAGGACACAGACACGGAAGACACTCTGTCCTCCTGGGCCCAGCCTGTAGGGTTGTGGTCCCCACACCAGCTAAGCAAGGCCCTTGTACCTGCGTGATGATGGCGTCCAGGCCGTTGGCCCCCCAGGCGTAGTCCATCGGGTTTGAATGCAGGACGCCCCTGGGCAGAGAAGGCCGGGGTTCAAGTGGCAGAGGGGTGGGCCGGGCGCAGGGGGCCCCTCCCCTACTCACCAGGGGCCCAGGCCCAGGTTGGGGATGGTGGCCGGGGTGATGATGCCGTTGACCAGCTGCTGGATGATCCTGGAACAGAGTGGCCAGGCTCGTGGTTAGCGCCCTTATGAGGAGGGGCCAGTGTAGGGGGCCTGGACTCTCAACTGGTGAGAAAAAGCCCAGACACAAGGGTGCTGGGGTAGAGGTCTCCTTGAGGCCTGGACAGTGCCGGCTGACACACAGTTGCGTCCACCCCCATTTTGCAACCCAGAGGGAGTGCCGTGGGGGGGCCCCAGGAGCCCTGGAGTCAGCCCTGTTCTTCACAGTGACCCTGAAACATGCCAGCCGAAGTCACAGTGAGCCAGACCATGTCCTGAGTTGGACCAGCCTTGGCCTGCCTGCAATCAAGTTCCATCTACAAGCACCCACAGGATGCTCAGCCCCGTGTCCCGTGGGGCTGAGACGGGCCTTCTAGGTCCTCCCCACCTGTCCTCAGGACCCTGCACACAGGAGGGGCGAGGACACCGGATACTGCCATTCGCCTGTGCCCCGGGGCAGAGGCCTCTCTCTGAAGGACGCTGAGGGGCACACAGTGGGCACATGGCCCCTCAGCCAACCTGGACCCACAGGGGACCTGCCCTGCCTGGAGGACAGCCCCTGAGCCAGCACCCACGCCTTGTGCCCACAGCACCTCCTGAAAGGACAGCTGGTTGCTCTGCCCGAGCGGGTGGGGTGGGCTGGacgcccccagccccccacccgcGGCCGCCCCCGGGCCCCCTCACCCTTCCAGCGTGGGGACGCCTTCGTGCCGGCCGGTGGCCCGCCGCGCGGTGAGGCGGGCGCGGGGCTGCCGGGCGCCGTACCGGTGCCGGGAGTGCTGCTCTCGCTCCCGCCGGCTCTCGGGGTCCCTG from Dama dama isolate Ldn47 chromosome 9, ASM3311817v1, whole genome shotgun sequence carries:
- the RNF126 gene encoding E3 ubiquitin-protein ligase RNF126 isoform X2; its protein translation is MAEASPQPGRYFCHCCSVEIVPRLPDYICPRCESGFIEELPEETRSAENGSAPSTASADQSRQQPFENVDQPLFTLPQGYGHFAFGIFDDSFEIPTFPPGAQADDSRDPESRREREQHSRHRIIQQLVNGIITPATIPNLGLGPWGVLHSNPMDYAWGANGLDAIITQLLNQFENTGPPPADKEKIQALPTVPVTEEHVGSGLECPVCKDDYGLGERVRQLPCNHLFHDGCIVPWLEQHDSCPVCRKSLTGQNTATDPPGLAGVSFSSSSSSSSSSPGNENPASSS
- the FGF22 gene encoding fibroblast growth factor 22 isoform X2 codes for the protein MCGRLWLGLAWLLLARAPGAAGTPNTPRRPRSYPHLEGDVRWRRLFSSTHFFLLVDSSGRVQGTRWRDNPDSVLEIRSIRVGVVALKAVHSGFYVAMNRLGRLYGSRFCAAHCRFRERIEENGYNTYASVRWRHQGRPMFLALDGRGAPRLGGRTQRHHPSTLFLPVLVS
- the FGF22 gene encoding fibroblast growth factor 22 isoform X1, which produces MCGRLWLGLAWLLLARAPGAAGTPNTPRRPRSYPHLEGDVRWRRLFSSTHFFLLVDSSGRVQGTRWRDNPDSVLEIRSIRVGVVALKAVHSGFYVAMNRLGRLYGSVPGAYRGERLQHLCVSPLAPPRPAHVPGSGRSGRPEARGPHTATPPVHALPARPGLLSPRVSDAWSEIPGDVRLGKAGFGESPCPVTHWFHLH
- the RNF126 gene encoding E3 ubiquitin-protein ligase RNF126 isoform X1, with the protein product MAEASPQPGRYFCHCCSVEIVPRLPDYICPRCESGFIEELPEETRSAENGSAPSTASADQSRQQPFENVDQPLFTLPQGYGHFAFGIFDDSFEIPTFPPGAQADDSRDPESRREREQHSRHRYGARQPRARLTARRATGRHEGVPTLEGIIQQLVNGIITPATIPNLGLGPWGVLHSNPMDYAWGANGLDAIITQLLNQFENTGPPPADKEKIQALPTVPVTEEHVGSGLECPVCKDDYGLGERVRQLPCNHLFHDGCIVPWLEQHDSCPVCRKSLTGQNTATDPPGLAGVSFSSSSSSSSSSPGNENPASSS